A stretch of the Malus domestica chromosome 08, GDT2T_hap1 genome encodes the following:
- the LOC103441328 gene encoding probable LRR receptor-like serine/threonine-protein kinase At4g31250, with the protein MAHIHKATYDHHHWLFMLVFLVLSYVASSSDPTEPAILLKFKSFLSNDSALDNWTNAKAPCNSTHNLWAGLLCNGDGNVYGLALTNMGLLGIIDIDTLMDLSALKTISFMNNSFEGPLPSVNKLSSLTSVYLSHNKFNGEIPDNFFVGMNSLKKIYLDGNEFTGKIPKSLADLTKIVEMDIRGNQFSGKLPNFPQNPNAWKTLNVSYNRLEGRIPAGLRVSNPSAFVGNPDLCGKPLAACKSLKKKVLLIIAIVVVSVAAILFFIVVCLKRRRSAQSKQVTRVQNKLGANHDTGAMEVELAAEEENNNFKNNAERGGGELYFLKKDRNFELEELLRAPAEVLGSGSFGSSYKAGLLSGSMVVKRFKQMNQVRKDDFYDHMRRLGRLSHPNLLPLVAFYYRKEEKLLVHDFVANGSLASHLHAKREPGQPGLNWPTRLMIIKGVARGLAYLYKEFPGLTLPHGHLKSSNVLLDHNFNPLLAEYALIPLVNTDHAQKFMVAFKSPEFYHNERSLKKTDVWSLGILIFEMLTGKFPANYLQPGKRANADLAAWVNSVVREEWTGEVFDKDMKGTTNGEGEMLKMLKIGMCCCESSVERRWDWREVVDKIEELKERDGDEDYSSYASDGDVYSSRAISEDDFSFSVNA; encoded by the exons ATGGCACATATTCACAAAGCAACATATGATCACCATCACTGGCTTTTCATGCTAGTTTTCTTAGTACTATCATACGTTGCTTCCTCTTCAGATCCGACCGAGCCAGCCATCCTCCTCAAGTTCAAGTCATTTCTATCCAACGACAGTGCTTTGGACAACTGGACTAACGCCAAAGCTCCCTGCAACAGTACGCACAACCTCTGGGCAGGTTTGCTTTGTAATGGCGACGGCAATGTGTACGGGTTGGCTTTAACAAACATGGGTCTCCTGGGGATAATCGATATAGACACACTTATGGATTTGTCTGCCCTGAAAACCATAAGCTTCATGAACAATAGCTTTGAAGGTCCTCTCCCTAGTGTGAACAAACTTAGTTCACTTACATCAGTTTACTTGTCGCACAATAAATTCAATGGTGAAATCCCAGATAATTTTTTTGTTGGCATGAATTCCTTGAAGAAAATTTATCTGGATGGGAATGAATTCACGGGTAAAATACCAAAATCGCTGGCTGATTTGACTAAGATTGTGGAAATGGATATTCGGGGAAACCAATTCAGTGGGAAACTACCAAATTTTCCGCAAAATCCAAATGCATGGAAGACTTTGAATGTGTCATACAACAGACTCGAGGGTCGTATTCCGGCAGGCCTGAGAGTTTCCAACCCAAGCGCTTTCGTCG GAAACCCAGACTTATGTGGGAAGCCACTGGCTGCATGCAAGTCCTTAAAGAAGAAAGTCCTTCTAATCATTGCCATCGTAGTCGTCTCAGTTGCTGCAATCTTGTTCTTCATTGTAGTATGCCTCAAACGACGCCGTTCAGCACAATCAAAACAAGTGACAAGAGTACAAAACAAACTAGGGGCCAACCATGACACAGGCGCAATGGAGGTCGAATTGGCAGCCGAAGAAGAAAATAACAACTTCAAGAACAATGCTGAGAGAGGAGGAGGGGAGTTGTATTTTCTGAAGAAGGACAGAAATTTTGAGTTGGAAGAGTTGCTGAGGGCCCCAGCTGAGGTTTTGGGAAGTGGGTCCTTTGGGTCATCTTACAAGGCAGGGCTTTTGAGTGGGTCCATGGTTGTGAAGAGGTTTAAGCAAATGAACCAAGTGAGGAAAGATGACTTTTATGACCACATGAGAAGGCTTGGAAGGTTGTCACACCCTAATTTGCTCCCACTTGTTGCTTTCTATTATAGGAAAGAAGAGAAGCTCTTGGTTCATGATTTTGTTGCCAATGGAAGCTTGGCTAGTCATCTCCATG CTAAGCGAGAACCCGGGCAGCCGGGATTGAATTGGCCAACTCGGTTGATGATCATCAAAGGAGTGGCAAGGGGTTTGGCCTACCTCTACAAAGAGTTCCCCGGCCTAACGTTACCCCACGGTCACCTCAAGTCTTCCAACGTGCTCCTAGACCACAACTTCAATCCTCTCTTGGCAGAGTATGCCCTAATACCCCTAGTCAACACAGACCATGCCCAAAAGTTCATGGTGGCTTTCAAGTCCCCGGAGTTCTATCACAACGAACGCTCGTTAAAAAAGACCGATGTATGGAGCCTAGGCATACTCATCTTCGAAATGCTCACCGGAAAATTCCCAGCAAACTATCTCCAACCCGGGAAGAGAGCGAACGCGGACTTAGCTGCTTGGGTGAACTCAGTTGTGAGAGAAGAGTGGACGGGTGAAGTGTTTGACAAGGACATGAAGGGGACGACGAACGGAGAAGGTGAGATGCTGAAGATGCTGAAGATTGGGATGTGTTGCTGTGAGAGCAGTGTGGAGAGGAGGTGGGATTGGAGAGAAGTTGTGGACAAGATTGAAGAGTTAAAGGAGAGGGACGGTGACGAAGACTACTCATCTTATGCTAGTGATGGGGATGTGTACTCTTCTAGGGCTATTTCTGAGGACGATTTCTCTTTCTCTGTTAATGCTTGA
- the LOC103421223 gene encoding LOW QUALITY PROTEIN: uncharacterized protein (The sequence of the model RefSeq protein was modified relative to this genomic sequence to represent the inferred CDS: deleted 1 base in 1 codon; substituted 1 base at 1 genomic stop codon), producing MAWWEATKKPVFSWQQELNWFKQSYTSWFLGEYVTEDGGLYTATPVDPVFIFLPIFXEARMKKGDDPGKFRLLDDIIFIEGYPGYHKLLSIAENCMQLVCEIKEVGSFKFFRLDDSKVLAWLYHKVCLHLISLNFDIFQKQQEKRQISNLLPQEVTWGLVMVHSKGRIKSTRAGRQAKKAKVEAESHNSRDMFIRASSGRKK from the exons ATGGCGTGGTGGGAAGCTACGAAGAAACCCGTGTTCTCATGGCAGCAG GAACTCAATTGGTTTAAGCAATCCTACACTTCTTGGTTTCTGGGTGAATATGTTACTGAAG ATGGTGGGTTATATACTGCCACTCCAGTTGACCCTgtcttcatttttctt cccATATTTTAAGAAGCTAGGATGAAG AAGGGGGACGATCCTGGGAAGTTCAGGCTTTTAGATGACATAATCTTCATCGAAGGCTATCCGGGATACCATAAATTACTGTCCATTGCAGAGAACTGTATGCAATTAGTTTGCGAAATAAAAG AAGTTGGATCCTTCAAATTTTTTAGGCTGGATGATTCCAAGGTTCTGGCTTGGTTGTACCACAAGGTCTGTCTACATCTGATTTCGCTCAATTTTGAT ATTTTTCAGAAGCAACAAGAAAAACGTCAGATATCGAATTTACTGCCACAGGAAGTAACCTGGGGCCTTGTAATGGTTCACAG TAAGGGTAGGATTAAGTCAACTCGAGCCGGAAGGCAAGCGAAGAAGGCCAAAGTGGAGGCAGAATCACATAACAGCAGAGATATGTTTATTAGGGCTTCTTCAGGAAGGAAAAAGTGA
- the LOC103421171 gene encoding probable nucleoredoxin 3 — MAVHSNNIATVLESEGVEFLLSGDTKVPLSSCNGKTVCLYFSANWCRPCKALTPQLVRLYEVLRLEGKEFEIIFISFDPNEEKFNEHFKCMPWLAVPFDANLHKRLSDMYCIDRIPSLISLSSDGLSIEEDLVGLIEDYGADAFPFTNKRREELKAADEAKREGGKIEELLTHQGRNHVLASDGREIQVSELVGKTVGLYFGAHWSPPCRAFTSKLIEAYEELMTSGDQDFEIILVSTDRDLKEFELNTSSMPWLAIPYQDKTRQDLCRIFDIKVIPALVLIGPNGKAISTNGKAMVSLHGAKAFPFTEARITELEAELRKEGEALPPQVKDLKHKHLLKLEMAKAYVCDYCQKQGRFWAFSCGVCDYDLHPNCVEKSL; from the exons ATGGCAGTGCATAGCAACAATATAGCAACCGTTCTCGAATCTGAAGGAGTTGAGTTTCTTCTATCCGGTGACACAAAG GTACCGTTATCGTCATGTAATGGGAAGACAGTGTGCCTCTACTTCTCTGCAAATTGGTGTCGGCCTTGCAAGGCTCTTACCCCTCAGCTGGTGAGACTTTATGAAGTGCTTAGATTGGAAGGAAAAGAGTTTGAGATAATCTTCATCTCCTTCGACCCCAATGAGGAAAAGTTCAATGAACACTTCAAGTGCATGCCATGGCTGGCAGTGCCCTTTGATGCCAATCTTCATAAAAGATTGAGTGACATGTACTGCATAGATCGCATCCCATCACTCATTTCATTAAGTTCAGATGGATTATCCATTGAGGAAGACTTGGTTGGATTAATTGAAGACTATGGGGCTGATGCATTTCCATTCACTaacaagagaagagaagagctAAAGGCTGCCGATGAAGCAAAGCGTGAAGGGGGAAAAATCGAAGAGTTGTTGACGCATCAAGGACGAAACCATGTCTTGGCTAGTGATGGCAGAGAG ATACAGGTGTCTGAACTTGTTGGTAAGACAGTAGGCCTTTACTTTGGTGCACACTGGAGCCCTCCTTGCCGTGCTTTTACTTCCAAACTCATAGAAGCATACGAAGAGCTCATGACATCCGGTGATCAAGACTTCGAAATCATCCTAGTCTCCACAGACCGAGACCTCAAAGAGTTTGAACTCAACACTAGTAGCATGCCATGGCTTGCCATACCCTACCAGGACAAAACAAGACAAGACCTTTGTAGAATCTTCGACATCAAAGTGATTCCGGCTCTGGTTCTGATAGGACCGAATGGGAAGGCGATTAGCACAAATGGGAAGGCCATGGTCTCCTTACACGGTGCCAAGGCCTTCCCGTTCACAGAAGCGAGGATCACAGAGCTCGAAGCAGAATTGAGAAAGGAAGGAGAGGCATTGCCTCCTCAAGTGAAGGACTTGAAGCATAAACATTTGCTTAAGTTAGAGATGGCCAAAGCATATGTGTGTGATTATTGCCAAAAACAGGGGAGGTTTTGGGCATTTTCTTGTGGTGTTTGTGATTACGATCTTCATCCAAACTGCGTAGAAAAATCGTTGTAA
- the LOC103441223 gene encoding U-box domain-containing protein 35, whose translation MWLPNNQVDKKEAGNGIVAVAIDRDKNSQCALKWAIDSLIKPGQSVLLIHVKVKHSIISQSHSLSNSTPRSNPNWDQQLVCKDPDPQTRELFLPFRVFCTRKNIQCRDLVLEDSDVTKALVEYVTQTAIEHLVVGASAKTGFLRFKASDIPGNISKGAPDFCNVYVVSKQKLQSRRAASRPAPAVSPLRNPARNHTTSPKSEPYVFPPSGNKGNEKPPEPPRQSHDEMDFFRSPFTRKGPNGKSYADLPMPDTDISFVSSGRPSIDRIFPAFYNENLDSGRVTPPRMSNSTEVDLNHSFESMQYFGRRSVDVSSSPPAFSSVSQDSDRLSSASMEDMEAEMRRLKLELKQTMEMYSTACKEALSAKQKAVELQRWKLEEERRLEEARLAEETAMAIVEKERAKSRAAIEAAEAAKRIAELEAQKRINAEMKALKEHEEKKKALSALQQSDVRYRKYSIEEIEAATEFFTESRKIGEGGYGPVYRCSLDHTPVAIKVLRPDAAQGRSQFNQEVEVLSSIRHPNMVLLLGACPEYGCLVYEYMANGSLEDRLLRRGNSPILSWQLRFKIAAEIGTGLLFLHQAKPEPLVHRDLKPANILLDRNYVSKISDVGLARLVPPSVADTVTQYRMTSTAGTFCYIDPEYQQTGMLGVKSDVYSLGIMFLQMITAKPAMGLTHHVERAIEKGTFEDMLDPSVPDWPVQDTLKFAKLALQCAELRRKDRPDLRKVILPELNRLRGIAEETMHPTLMAGGHSPSSEHSQVSVQLEGSEPETRSAES comes from the exons atgtggCTACCCAATAATCAAGTGGACAAGAAGGAAGCAGGGAATGGGATTGTGGCAGTGGCAATAGACAGGGACAAGAACAGCCAATGTGCTCTCAAATGGGCAATTGACAGTCTCATCAAACCAGGCCAATCTGTTCTTCTCATCCATGTCAAGGTCAAGCATTCCATAATTTCTCAGTCGCATTCTCTTTCCAATTCCACCCCAA GAAGTAATCCAAATTGGGACCAACAGTTGGTATGCAAAGACCCTGATCCCCAAACCCGGGAATTGTTCCTTCCCTTTCGTGTTTTTTGCACACGTAAAAAT ATACAATGCAGAGACCTTGTACTAGAAGACTCCGATGTAACGAAAGCATTAGTTGAATACGTTACTCAAACTGCAATCGAGCATTTGGTTGTTGGTGCCTCAGCAAAAACCGGCTTTCTTCG attCAAAGCATCAGATATTCCAGGAAACATATCAAAGGGGGCACCAGACTTTTGTAATGTATATGTTGTATCCAAGCAAAAACTCCAATCAAGGAGGGCAGCCTCACGTCCTGCCCCGGCTGTCTCACCCCTACGCAACCCAGCTCGTAACCACACCACAAGCCCAAAGTCAGAGCCGTACGTCTTCCCTCCTTCTGGTAACAAAG GAAATGAAAAGCCACCAGAACCACCACGTCAATCCCACGATGAAATGGACTTCTTCAG GTCTCCGTTTACTAGGAAAGGCCCGAACGGGAAGTCATATGCAGATCTCCCTATGCCGGATACTGACATATCTTTTGTTAGCTCTGGAAGGCCGAGCATTGACCGTATCTTCCCTGCATTTTATAACGAAAACCTAGATTCAGGAAGAGTCACCCCACCACGAATGTCCAACAGCACGGAAGTAGACTTGAACCACAGCTTTGAGTCTATGCAGTACTTTGGACGGAGGTCCGTGGATGTCAGCTCCTCTCCACCCGCATTCTCTTCGGTTTCTCAGGATAGCGATAGGTTATCCTCTGCATCAATG GAAGACATGGAGGCTGAAATGAGAAGGCTAAAGCTGGAGCTCAAGCAAACTATGGAAATGTATAGCACTGCCTGTAAAGAGGCACTCTCGGCGAAGCAAAAG GCTGTAGAACTCCAGCGCTGGaaattagaagaagaaaggagatTGGAAGAGGCGCGGCTAGCTGAGGAAACCGCAATGGCTATTGTAGAAAAGGAGAGAGCCAAGTCCAGAGCAGCCATTGAGGCTGCTGAAGCAGCTAAGAGGATTGCAGAACTGGAAGCACAAAAAAGAATCAATGCAGAAATGAAAGCACTCAAAGAACACgaagagaaaaagaaggcaCTTAGCGCTCTGCAACAGTCCGATGTCAGGTATAGGAAGTACTCAATTGAAGAGATTGAGGCTGCCACAGAGTTCTTTACAGAATCCCGCAAGATTGGAGAAGGAGGTTACGGTCCTGTATATAGGTGTAGTCTAGACCATACTCCTGTTGCAATTAAAGTTTTACGTCCAGATGCGGCACAAGGAAGATCACAGTTCAACCAAGAG GTTGAAGTATTGAGCTCTATACGGCATCCTAACATGGTTCTTCTGCTGGGAGCCTGCCCAGAGTACGGATGCTTGGTTTATGAGTACATGGCTAATGGGAGCTTGGAAGACCGTCTTCTTCGTAGAGGAAACAGTCCAATTCTCTCTTGGCAACTTAGATTTAAGATTGCAGCTGAAATTGGGACAGGCTTGCTATTCCTCCACCAAGCCAAACCAGAGCCACTAGTTCACCGTGACTTAAAGCCCGCTAACATCTTGCTTGACCGCAACTATGTGAGCAAGATCAGTGATGTTGGCTTGGCCAGGCTTGTGCCCCCATCTGTTGCTGACACCGTGACACAGTATCGCATGACATCAACAGCTGGCACGTTCTGCTACATAGATCCTGAGTATCAGCAAACCGGCATGCTTGGTGTTAAGTCTGATGTGTACTCTCTTGGGATTATGTTTCTGCAAATGATCACAGCGAAGCCGGCAATGGGATTGACTCACCATGTTGAAAGGGCAATTGAGAAGGGGACTTTCGAAGATATGCTGGATCCATCAGTGCCAGATTGGCCGGTTCAAGACACATTGAAGTTTGCCAAGCTGGCTCTCCAGTGTGCAGAGTTGCGGAGAAAAGACAGGCCGGACCTTCGAAAGGTTATCCTGCCAGAACTTAACAGATTGAGAGGGATTGCTGAAGAGACAATGCACCCAACACTGATGGCTGGTGGTCATAGCCCCTCATCCGAACACAGCCAAGTTTCTGTACAGCTA GAGGGGAGTGAACCAGAAACAAGATCTGCTGAGAGCTAG
- the LOC103441329 gene encoding casein kinase 1-like protein 1 encodes MEPLVGGRFQLVRKIGRGSCGEVYRGTNIQTNEEVAIKLESGKTRHPQLLYESKLYTVVHGGPGIPNVRAFGSEGDYNFLVMELLGPSLEDLFQVCNRKFSLKTVLMLADKMLDRLEFVHSKSVLHRDIKPDNFVMGVGRRANQVYIIDLGLAKKYRDPSTHRHIPYRENKSLIGNARYASVNTHLGIEQSCRDDLESLGYVLMYFLRGSLPWQGLKVGSKKQKDENIVEKKMSTSIESLCTGYPSEFSVYFLYCRSLRFDAKPDYASLKRLLRDLFVREGFQFDYDFDWTRLNVR; translated from the coding sequence ATGGAGCCTCTGGTGGGTGGAAGGTTTCAACTTGTTAGAAAGATCGGTAGGGGATCGTGTGGAGAGGTCTACCGAGGTACTAATATTCAGACAAACGAGGAGGTTGCTATTAAGCTCGAAAGTGGCAAGACGAGGCATCCACAACTGCTGTATGAATCGAAGTTGTATACAGTAGTGCATGGAGGACCTGGAATTCCAAACGTGAGAGCGTTTGGCTCTGAAGGAGACTACAACTTTCTTGTCATGGAATTACTTGGACCTAGTCTTGAGGATTTATTCCAAGTTTGCAATAGGAAATTCTCTCTTAAGACGGTTCTCATGCTCGCAGATAAAATGCTAGATCGACTAGAGTTTGTTCATTCGAAATCAGTCCTGCACCGCGACATCAAGCCAGACAATTTCGTAATGGGAGTGGGTCGACGAGCGAATCAGGTTTACATCATTGACTTAGGTCTCGCTAAGAAGTATAGAGACCCTTCAACTCACAGGCATATTCCTTATAGAGAAAATAAAAGTCTGATAGGTAATGCAAGGTATGCAAGCGTAAACACTCATCTTGGCATTGAACAAAGCTGCCGGGACGATTTGGAATCACTGGGATATGTGCTTATGTACTTTCTAAGAGGAAGTCTTCCTTGGCAGGGATTGAAAGTGGGATCAAAAAAGCAGAAAGATGAGAACATCGTAGAAAAGAAAATGTCAACTTCTATTGAGTCCTTATGCACTGGTTACCCTTCAGAGTTTTCGGTATACTTCCTTTACTGTAGGTCGTTGCGGTTTGATGCTAAACCCGATTATGCTTCTCTGAAGAGACTCCTTCGTGACCTTTTTGTTCGTGAAGGTTTTCAGTTCGACTACGATTTTGATTGGACTCGCTTAAACGTCCGGTAA